A single region of the Actinoplanes sp. SE50/110 genome encodes:
- a CDS encoding TetR family transcriptional regulator: MTGRREHNKRQTRRSLQDAARRLFSERGFDQVCVEDIATEVLVSRRTFFNYFDSKEAALVDPDPSRLDTLAALLAARPADEPLLNSLCAVHIQFLMADPADFASRMRLVRANPALRQRWVTAIEIFDAEVVRWACTCTGLPPEAVYPQLLAALVGTVSRLAMEHWDPDTPPEQLAEVISCIYRLLAVLGNDADLPPADPGCEH; this comes from the coding sequence GTGACCGGGCGCCGAGAGCACAACAAGCGGCAAACCCGCCGCTCGCTGCAGGATGCAGCCCGCAGACTGTTCTCCGAACGAGGCTTCGACCAGGTCTGCGTTGAAGACATCGCCACCGAGGTGCTGGTGTCGCGGCGGACCTTCTTCAACTACTTCGACTCCAAGGAGGCGGCGCTGGTCGATCCGGACCCGTCCCGGCTCGACACGCTCGCCGCTCTGCTGGCCGCACGGCCGGCGGATGAACCGCTGCTCAACAGCCTGTGCGCGGTACACATCCAATTCCTGATGGCCGATCCGGCCGACTTCGCCAGCCGGATGCGGCTGGTGCGGGCTAACCCGGCGCTGCGCCAACGCTGGGTCACCGCGATCGAGATCTTCGACGCCGAGGTGGTCCGCTGGGCCTGCACTTGCACCGGGCTGCCTCCGGAGGCGGTGTATCCGCAGTTGCTGGCTGCGCTTGTGGGCACTGTTTCCCGGCTCGCGATGGAGCACTGGGATCCGGATACCCCGCCCGAGCAGCTCGCCGAGGTGATCTCCTGCATCTACCGTTTACTCGCCGTCCTGGGTAACGACGCCGACCTACCGCCGGCCGACCCCGGCTGCGAACACTGA
- a CDS encoding DUF6301 family protein — translation MTTSLTDMAARFGWTVSSFNPDRPTLGAFIDDSRGLGPRSGFVDLDKQSRVQHILLNLTERVAEDRWEVDAFLQDVFADAAAALTGEFGRPTRTIYGEQPHLWWQRPPTMFGLLTRTDTVSLQLSPNELMDGEWE, via the coding sequence ATGACAACCTCCCTCACGGACATGGCGGCCAGGTTCGGCTGGACGGTGTCGAGTTTCAATCCGGATCGTCCGACCCTAGGCGCGTTCATCGACGACAGCCGGGGATTGGGCCCGAGAAGCGGCTTCGTCGATCTTGACAAACAGAGCCGGGTGCAGCACATCTTGCTCAACCTCACCGAGCGGGTGGCCGAGGATCGCTGGGAGGTTGATGCGTTCTTGCAGGATGTCTTCGCCGACGCGGCGGCAGCCCTGACGGGCGAGTTCGGGCGTCCGACCCGCACCATATACGGCGAGCAGCCGCATCTGTGGTGGCAGCGCCCCCCCACGATGTTCGGGCTACTCACCAGGACCGATACAGTCAGCCTGCAGTTGTCGCCGAACGAGCTGATGGACGGTGAGTGGGAGTGA
- a CDS encoding IS3 family transposase (programmed frameshift), whose protein sequence is MPKPYPREFRDDVVRVARNRDDGVTVEQIAKDFGVHPMTLFKWLRQADVEDGAKPGVTRSESSELRELRRRNKLLEQENEVLRRAAAYLSQANLPKRLYPLVSELAADGIPVAVTCRVLNIARQPYYRWLARPVTPTVLTQAYRANALIDAHRDDPEFGYRFLADEARAAGQPMADRTAWRICSGNGWWSAFGKKRRRGKSRKVGPPVHDDLVRRDFTADGPNRLWLADITEHRTGEGKLYLCAIKDVWSNRIVGYSIDARMKSRLAVAALDNAAARRGDLAGCVLHTDRGSQFRSRKLQRALARHQMVGSMGRVGAAGDNAAMESFFGLLQNNVLNRRTWATREQLRIAIVTWIERTYHRRRRQRSLSRLTPIEYETIMTPPASQAA, encoded by the exons GTGCCCAAGCCCTACCCTCGTGAATTCCGGGACGATGTCGTGCGGGTTGCCCGTAACCGCGACGACGGTGTGACGGTCGAGCAGATCGCGAAGGACTTCGGGGTCCACCCAATGACGTTGTTCAAGTGGCTGCGACAGGCCGACGTCGAGGACGGCGCGAAGCCGGGTGTGACCCGCAGCGAGTCGTCGGAGCTGCGGGAACTGCGACGCCGGAACAAGTTGCTGGAGCAGGAGAACGAGGTGCTGCGCCGGGCTGCGGCGTACTTGTCGCAGGCGAATCTGCCG AAAAGGCTCTACCCGCTCGTGAGCGAGCTGGCCGCCGACGGGATCCCCGTGGCGGTGACGTGCCGGGTGCTGAACATCGCTCGACAGCCCTACTACCGGTGGCTGGCCCGTCCAGTCACGCCGACCGTGCTCACGCAGGCGTACCGGGCGAACGCGCTCATCGACGCCCACCGCGACGACCCAGAGTTCGGCTACCGATTCCTGGCCGACGAGGCCCGCGCCGCCGGGCAACCGATGGCCGATCGGACGGCGTGGCGGATCTGCTCTGGTAACGGCTGGTGGAGCGCGTTCGGCAAGAAACGCCGCCGTGGCAAAAGCCGCAAGGTGGGTCCGCCGGTGCATGACGACCTCGTGAGACGCGACTTCACCGCGGACGGCCCGAACCGGTTGTGGCTGGCCGACATCACCGAACACCGCACCGGTGAAGGCAAGCTCTACCTGTGCGCGATCAAAGACGTGTGGTCCAACCGGATCGTCGGCTACTCGATCGACGCGCGGATGAAGTCGCGCCTGGCCGTGGCCGCGCTGGACAACGCCGCCGCTCGACGCGGTGACCTGGCCGGCTGTGTATTGCACACCGACCGCGGGTCGCAATTTCGCTCCCGGAAGCTGCAACGCGCGCTGGCCCGGCATCAGATGGTCGGCTCGATGGGCCGCGTCGGCGCCGCCGGCGACAACGCCGCCATGGAATCGTTCTTCGGCCTGCTGCAGAACAACGTCCTCAACCGGCGGACCTGGGCCACCCGCGAGCAGCTGCGGATCGCGATCGTGACCTGGATCGAACGGACCTACCACCGCCGGCGACGCCAACGATCCCTGTCCCGGTTGACCCCTATCGAGTACGAGACCATCATGACCCCACCGGCCAGTCAGGCCGCGTGA
- a CDS encoding bifunctional diguanylate cyclase/phosphodiesterase, whose protein sequence is MTREIRDRAGAGLVAVAVLGVLTAAASLPWGARGWLAGSIGGAVVAVAATVSCLRLRTVPGIPSSVRRFWQLWAASAALLFAATLGAAVGIVRGDAGMQVYEAVPALLSVVVAVLAFRYTRLGRRTAVDRIRLILDGAAIAVAGALLFGHVVIGLAPPDTPLLSRWTVGAVGVGCLLALVVFGRAAASPGGRVDPGALGILAGAPLIALVTAVSYLSGSETSLMLLSMLGYPLVALAIGGAAHRQAVVLARAGAGRAGRRPRGSLLSPVPFLAVAGTVFLVVAVSSRDLDPRGRAVLTGVVLIAALVLARQLLNLRENGEALRDIRRQQAELEQMAVNDPLTGLVNRSGFNLALARRLRDRQPVTALVMDVDDFTRVNDTLGPAAGDVLLGQIAERLRKACAAGEIAARLAGDEFAVLLPSADRSAADLAAARFQELVRRPVSLGGQHLLLHASIGVAIAVPGETADEVLRNAGIAMSAAKDVGQASYVRFEPGMRHNLTNHARIAGELHDAIYRGELRLLYQPVFDLETGRLHGAEALVRWQHPARGFISPGEFVPVAERSGLIVPLGAWVLRESCEQLARWRRRYGDAAITAINVNVAVRQLRETTFVAEVAAILAATGLEPNNLVLEVTESSVADGWRVRETLQSLHDMGIRLALDDFGTGHSSLSLLRAFPVDVLKLDKSFVDGIADGADRGRLAVAAAVAQLAEHLQLKAVAEGIETQAQQDRLRDIGYRYGQGFHLARPLPADECAAIMAGETVPAARQ, encoded by the coding sequence ATGACGCGTGAGATTCGTGATCGGGCCGGTGCCGGACTGGTGGCGGTGGCGGTTCTCGGGGTGCTCACAGCGGCGGCTTCGCTGCCGTGGGGCGCCCGCGGGTGGCTCGCCGGCAGCATCGGCGGCGCGGTGGTGGCGGTCGCCGCGACCGTCTCCTGTCTGCGCCTGCGAACGGTGCCGGGAATACCGTCCTCTGTACGACGTTTCTGGCAGCTGTGGGCGGCGTCGGCCGCCCTGTTGTTCGCCGCTACCCTAGGCGCCGCAGTGGGCATCGTCCGCGGAGACGCCGGCATGCAGGTGTACGAGGCCGTTCCTGCGCTGCTCAGCGTGGTTGTCGCGGTCCTGGCGTTCCGATACACCCGGCTGGGTCGCCGCACCGCGGTCGACCGGATCCGGCTGATCCTGGACGGGGCGGCGATCGCCGTTGCCGGCGCCCTATTGTTCGGCCACGTGGTCATCGGCCTGGCACCGCCGGACACTCCGCTGCTGAGCCGCTGGACGGTGGGTGCCGTCGGGGTGGGTTGCCTGCTCGCGCTGGTCGTGTTCGGCCGGGCGGCGGCCAGCCCAGGTGGCCGGGTCGATCCGGGTGCGCTCGGCATCCTGGCCGGCGCCCCGCTGATCGCCCTGGTCACGGCCGTGTCGTATCTAAGTGGCAGCGAAACCTCGCTGATGCTGCTGTCGATGCTGGGATATCCGCTGGTGGCGCTTGCGATCGGCGGAGCTGCGCACCGTCAGGCCGTGGTCCTGGCCCGGGCCGGTGCCGGCCGCGCCGGCCGCCGGCCGCGGGGCTCACTCCTGAGCCCGGTCCCGTTCCTGGCGGTGGCCGGCACGGTCTTCCTGGTCGTCGCCGTCTCGTCGCGCGACCTCGACCCGCGGGGACGCGCGGTGCTGACCGGCGTCGTGCTGATTGCCGCGCTCGTGCTCGCCCGGCAGTTGCTCAATTTGCGCGAGAACGGCGAGGCGCTACGCGACATCCGTCGGCAGCAGGCCGAACTGGAGCAGATGGCGGTCAACGACCCGCTGACCGGCCTGGTGAATCGCAGCGGATTCAACCTCGCCTTGGCTCGCCGGCTCCGCGACCGGCAGCCGGTGACAGCCCTGGTGATGGACGTTGACGACTTCACGAGAGTGAACGACACACTCGGGCCCGCGGCCGGTGACGTGCTGCTGGGCCAGATCGCCGAGCGACTGCGGAAGGCGTGCGCTGCCGGAGAGATCGCAGCCCGGCTCGCCGGCGACGAGTTTGCGGTGCTGCTGCCCTCCGCCGACCGGTCCGCCGCTGACCTGGCAGCCGCCCGGTTCCAGGAGCTCGTACGCCGCCCGGTTAGCCTCGGTGGCCAGCATCTTCTGCTGCACGCGAGTATCGGCGTGGCCATCGCGGTGCCCGGGGAGACGGCCGACGAGGTGCTGCGTAACGCCGGCATCGCAATGTCCGCCGCCAAGGATGTCGGGCAGGCCTCCTACGTGCGGTTCGAGCCGGGCATGCGGCACAACCTCACCAATCACGCGCGGATCGCCGGCGAGCTACACGACGCCATCTACCGCGGTGAGCTGCGACTGCTGTATCAGCCGGTGTTCGATCTGGAGACCGGGCGCCTACACGGCGCCGAGGCGCTGGTCCGCTGGCAGCATCCGGCTCGCGGGTTCATCTCACCGGGCGAGTTCGTCCCGGTGGCCGAGCGTTCCGGGTTGATCGTCCCGCTCGGCGCATGGGTACTGCGCGAGTCGTGCGAGCAACTGGCCCGTTGGCGGCGCCGATACGGTGACGCCGCGATCACCGCCATCAACGTCAACGTGGCTGTGCGGCAACTGCGCGAGACCACCTTCGTCGCGGAGGTCGCCGCCATCCTCGCCGCCACCGGCCTGGAGCCGAACAACCTCGTCCTGGAGGTCACCGAGTCGTCGGTGGCCGATGGCTGGCGGGTACGGGAGACGTTGCAGTCCCTGCATGACATGGGCATCCGGCTGGCCCTGGACGACTTCGGCACCGGCCACTCATCGCTCAGCCTGCTACGCGCCTTCCCGGTGGACGTGCTGAAACTGGACAAGTCGTTCGTCGACGGCATCGCCGACGGCGCAGACCGTGGCCGTCTCGCGGTCGCCGCGGCGGTCGCCCAACTCGCCGAACACCTGCAGCTGAAAGCAGTCGCCGAGGGCATCGAGACGCAGGCCCAACAGGACCGTCTGCGAGACATCGGCTACCGCTACGGTCAGGGATTCCACCTGGCCCGGCCTCTGCCGGCCGACGAGTGCGCAGCGATAATGGCCGGTGAAACGGTGCCTGCCGCGCGGCAATAG
- a CDS encoding nitroreductase/quinone reductase family protein, producing the protein MNALPRPAVERVQPPKAPYRMVNRAMRWLLSSPGRARRIGQHLLLLHVTGRRTGRRFTLPVAYRDAGDGRLLVLTNSIWRVNLRDRGDVSVTLFGSLHPAKAQLVEDPDLVAAVYRELIEAVGHDRAGRRMGIRINVDRTPTLAELAEAARRDGLAVIYLDVAR; encoded by the coding sequence ATGAACGCCCTGCCCCGACCGGCGGTCGAACGCGTCCAGCCGCCGAAAGCCCCCTATCGGATGGTCAACCGTGCGATGCGGTGGCTGCTCAGCTCGCCGGGCCGCGCTCGGCGGATCGGGCAACATCTGCTTCTTCTCCACGTCACGGGGCGCCGGACCGGGCGGCGATTCACTCTGCCGGTGGCCTATCGTGACGCCGGCGACGGGCGGCTCCTCGTGTTGACCAACTCGATCTGGCGCGTCAACCTGCGCGATCGCGGCGACGTGTCGGTCACCCTGTTCGGGTCATTGCACCCGGCGAAGGCGCAGCTCGTCGAGGATCCGGACCTCGTCGCCGCGGTGTACCGCGAGCTGATCGAGGCGGTCGGCCACGACAGGGCAGGCCGCCGCATGGGAATCCGGATCAACGTGGACCGCACGCCTACTCTCGCCGAATTGGCCGAGGCGGCACGTCGCGACGGCTTGGCCGTCATCTACCTCGACGTCGCCCGATGA
- a CDS encoding NmrA family NAD(P)-binding protein → MTPPILVTGATGNVGGAAARSLLAAGLPVRVAGTDLRRLQARFPDVESARLDLHQPDTFPAAVSGTSGLILVRPPAIARVTPTLNALVDTVARHAPGHVVFVSVTGADTNRVVPHHRVEKHLRATPLPYTILRPGFFAQNLADAYRADIRDHDRIYLPAAQGRVAFVDTRDIGDVAATIFADTTAHESAAYTLTGSEALTFHAVAGLLTEALGRPVSYQPASVGGYLRHLRRQRLPLPQCLVQTVLHTGLRHGQAEQVDPTLARLLQRAPRSMAQYVRDHREVWKQR, encoded by the coding sequence ATGACCCCGCCGATCCTGGTCACCGGCGCCACCGGCAACGTCGGCGGCGCCGCCGCGCGCTCGCTGCTCGCAGCCGGATTGCCGGTGCGAGTCGCGGGCACCGACCTGCGCCGACTCCAGGCCCGCTTCCCCGACGTCGAGTCCGCTCGCCTGGACCTCCATCAGCCGGACACTTTCCCGGCGGCGGTCAGCGGCACCAGCGGGCTCATCCTCGTCCGGCCGCCGGCTATCGCCCGCGTCACCCCGACCCTGAACGCGCTCGTGGACACCGTCGCCCGGCACGCACCCGGCCACGTGGTGTTCGTCTCGGTCACCGGTGCCGACACCAACCGCGTGGTGCCCCACCACCGTGTCGAAAAGCATCTGCGCGCCACACCGTTGCCGTACACGATCCTGCGACCCGGCTTCTTCGCCCAGAACCTGGCCGACGCCTACCGCGCCGACATCCGCGACCACGATCGGATCTACCTGCCCGCCGCCCAGGGCCGCGTGGCCTTCGTCGACACGCGAGACATCGGCGACGTCGCCGCAACGATCTTCGCCGACACCACCGCTCACGAATCCGCGGCCTACACGCTGACCGGCTCCGAAGCGCTCACCTTCCACGCGGTCGCCGGCCTGCTCACCGAAGCCCTGGGCCGGCCGGTCAGCTACCAGCCCGCCAGCGTCGGCGGATACCTACGACACCTGCGCCGGCAGCGGCTCCCGCTCCCCCAATGCCTGGTCCAGACCGTCCTGCACACCGGCCTGCGACACGGGCAGGCCGAACAGGTCGATCCCACCCTTGCCAGGCTGCTGCAACGCGCACCCCGCAGCATGGCACAGTACGTTCGTGACCATCGCGAGGTGTGGAAGCAGCGTTGA
- a CDS encoding DUF6461 domain-containing protein: MRASFDDRWIWSNRYSSLGLSLTFVEGGDEGGVLRAFGADPGEAEVLSLDECGEEFGYELPVIRVGEVGGWRFAFELFGRSGSQEDVVVALSRGSRVVQVLRTGSAVSVFRYAVGGQMVCSLDPLMPQSRSGSDPDRLLDAMRTVGLDPDRPDDELDALTAMLRLVSEVFGIVLEAGIVEGPLLSAEQSVDMSWLDADNEV, from the coding sequence ATGCGTGCCTCGTTCGACGATCGATGGATTTGGAGCAACAGGTACTCGTCGCTGGGTTTGAGCCTGACTTTTGTGGAAGGCGGTGACGAGGGTGGGGTGCTGCGGGCGTTCGGCGCTGACCCAGGTGAGGCCGAGGTTCTTTCCCTGGATGAATGCGGTGAAGAGTTCGGGTATGAGTTGCCAGTGATCCGCGTCGGTGAGGTGGGCGGCTGGCGCTTTGCTTTCGAGTTGTTCGGCAGAAGCGGTAGCCAGGAGGACGTCGTTGTAGCGCTGTCGCGTGGCTCGCGGGTTGTTCAGGTGCTTCGCACGGGCAGTGCCGTGTCGGTCTTTCGGTATGCCGTGGGTGGCCAGATGGTGTGCTCGCTCGATCCGTTGATGCCGCAATCGCGCAGTGGTAGTGATCCTGACCGGCTCCTGGACGCCATGCGAACAGTCGGCCTTGATCCCGATCGGCCAGACGATGAGCTGGATGCTCTGACCGCGATGTTGAGGTTGGTCAGTGAGGTGTTCGGCATCGTGCTGGAAGCCGGGATTGTGGAGGGTCCGCTGCTGAGTGCCGAGCAGTCTGTCGATATGAGCTGGCTCGACGCCGACAACGAGGTTTGA
- a CDS encoding DUF6301 family protein, with product MTGLDWQTFRDGLVRSIASLPNSGALIVGDEERTECFVQFMLDYDHVVAEVASGMDPQDRPNLTEQEAAALEKLGWLPQAAGDESAIEAFKQDAFTAAAAALTGKFGRPTDPLPGEEPQLWWRRQNTAFGLITRATRWASS from the coding sequence GTGACCGGTCTCGACTGGCAGACGTTCCGGGACGGCCTAGTGCGTAGCATCGCGTCCCTGCCCAACAGCGGTGCGCTGATCGTCGGCGACGAGGAGCGTACGGAGTGCTTTGTGCAGTTCATGCTCGACTACGACCATGTGGTCGCCGAGGTGGCTAGCGGCATGGACCCGCAGGACCGGCCGAACCTCACCGAGCAGGAGGCGGCCGCGTTGGAGAAGCTCGGCTGGCTGCCGCAGGCCGCCGGGGACGAGTCGGCGATCGAGGCGTTCAAGCAGGACGCCTTCACGGCGGCAGCCGCCGCTCTGACCGGTAAGTTCGGCCGGCCGACCGACCCACTGCCCGGCGAGGAGCCGCAGCTGTGGTGGCGCCGACAGAACACCGCATTCGGTCTGATCACTAGGGCGACGCGGTGGGCATCCAGCTGA
- a CDS encoding response regulator has product MTNSRQLAVVALDGIPAACVPGRLPVVGMLEIGPAFAATARIREPVVRIQYDNRYHTAPLDGSAAGDVDRAGSAILLSDIMLRSRSDPPIADQWRARHLDLQMVYTSGYRDDEPRRRYDLRAGTGLLQKPFTAVELLAAVGRTLARAASRRS; this is encoded by the coding sequence ATGACCAATTCCCGGCAACTGGCGGTCGTCGCTCTCGACGGCATTCCCGCGGCGTGCGTTCCGGGGCGCCTGCCGGTGGTCGGCATGTTGGAGATCGGCCCGGCATTCGCCGCCACCGCGCGGATCCGGGAGCCGGTGGTTCGGATCCAATACGACAATAGGTACCACACCGCTCCGCTCGACGGGAGCGCCGCAGGGGACGTTGACAGGGCCGGCTCCGCGATTCTTCTCAGCGACATCATGCTGCGTTCCCGATCCGACCCGCCGATCGCCGATCAATGGCGTGCCCGTCATCTCGACCTCCAAATGGTGTACACGTCCGGTTACCGCGACGACGAGCCACGCCGTCGGTACGACCTCCGCGCGGGGACCGGCCTCCTGCAGAAGCCGTTCACCGCCGTGGAACTACTCGCCGCAGTCGGAAGAACGCTGGCCCGCGCGGCCAGCCGACGCAGTTAG
- a CDS encoding DUF6301 family protein: MVQWREVDEATVLRVAQTLLSLEPLLLSASVQEVAAKAGWTVTRFDPERSNRSAFLDTGYGFGSRSAFFKTDASSKVTSILVSVTEEVAGGGMAADEYKLDAFAIAASALTSAFGKPDRPRPGEEPQLWWQQDTTWFGLITEHDGVSLQLTPAERMVGEWS, encoded by the coding sequence ATGGTTCAGTGGCGGGAGGTTGACGAAGCCACGGTGTTGCGGGTGGCACAGACGCTGCTGTCGTTGGAACCGCTACTGCTATCCGCTTCGGTCCAGGAGGTGGCGGCCAAGGCCGGCTGGACGGTGACCCGTTTCGACCCCGAACGGTCGAACAGGAGCGCGTTCCTGGACACCGGATACGGCTTCGGTTCCAGAAGCGCCTTCTTCAAGACTGACGCCAGCAGCAAGGTGACATCCATCCTGGTGAGCGTGACCGAGGAAGTGGCCGGGGGCGGCATGGCAGCCGACGAATACAAGCTGGACGCCTTCGCCATCGCAGCCTCCGCACTGACCAGTGCTTTCGGGAAACCGGACCGACCCCGGCCCGGCGAAGAACCACAGCTGTGGTGGCAACAGGACACGACGTGGTTCGGTCTGATCACCGAACACGACGGCGTCAGCCTGCAACTGACCCCCGCCGAACGGATGGTGGGTGAGTGGTCGTGA
- a CDS encoding DUF6301 family protein → MTSPLTDVMDSLSWSMSDFDPEYPDLGALIDSGWGLGPSSGFVGLDEQTLVQQILLNLTERVAGRGAEADAFLQDVFAAAAATLTGAFGRPDRTLYGEEPQLWWQRPATMFGLLTRSDSVSLQLTPSELTGGEWE, encoded by the coding sequence ATGACATCACCCCTGACCGACGTCATGGACAGCCTCAGCTGGTCGATGTCTGACTTCGACCCGGAATACCCGGACCTGGGCGCGTTGATCGACTCCGGTTGGGGGCTGGGTCCCAGCAGCGGCTTCGTCGGCTTGGACGAGCAGACCCTGGTGCAGCAGATCCTGCTCAACCTCACCGAGCGGGTGGCCGGACGAGGCGCCGAGGCCGACGCGTTCCTGCAGGATGTCTTCGCGGCCGCGGCAGCGACTCTGACCGGCGCGTTCGGGCGTCCGGATCGCACGTTGTACGGCGAGGAGCCGCAGCTGTGGTGGCAGCGGCCGGCGACGATGTTCGGACTGCTGACGAGATCTGATTCCGTCAGCCTGCAACTGACCCCGAGCGAGCTGACGGGTGGCGAGTGGGAGTGA
- a CDS encoding TetR/AcrR family transcriptional regulator, whose translation MLRSRATVLTSALALLAERGIAGTTIEAIAEHSGVAKTTIYRQWDSQAALILDAFDSVLALPEDPATGDLRSDLLQLLTGFADALRTSPATGLMFALIDAAERDPAFAALHRRQAETRHRLILDVITRGIEKGELPADADPDELLDLLAGPVFHRRAVSGGRLDAAFAERVVDCVIAAYRTT comes from the coding sequence GTGCTGCGCAGCCGCGCCACCGTGCTGACCAGCGCGCTGGCCCTGCTCGCCGAACGAGGCATCGCCGGCACCACCATCGAAGCGATCGCCGAGCACTCCGGGGTCGCCAAAACCACCATCTACCGCCAGTGGGACAGCCAGGCCGCTCTCATCCTGGACGCTTTCGACAGCGTCCTGGCCCTACCGGAGGACCCTGCCACCGGAGATCTGCGCAGCGATCTCCTGCAGCTGCTCACCGGCTTCGCCGACGCACTGCGCACCAGCCCGGCAACCGGCCTGATGTTCGCGCTCATCGACGCCGCGGAGCGCGATCCCGCCTTCGCCGCCCTGCACCGGAGACAGGCCGAGACCCGGCATCGACTCATCCTGGACGTCATCACCCGCGGCATCGAGAAGGGCGAACTTCCCGCCGACGCCGATCCCGACGAACTACTGGACCTTCTCGCCGGTCCCGTCTTCCACCGTCGCGCGGTATCGGGAGGAAGACTCGATGCCGCGTTCGCCGAACGGGTAGTGGACTGCGTCATCGCCGCTTATCGGACCACCTGA